One window of the Periophthalmus magnuspinnatus isolate fPerMag1 chromosome 6, fPerMag1.2.pri, whole genome shotgun sequence genome contains the following:
- the arih1 gene encoding E3 ubiquitin-protein ligase arih1, whose translation MDSDEGYNYEYDDEEEECSEDSGEEEPEDDTLDLGEVELVEPVVAGGERDECSETGGGHGPGEEEEEDYRFEVLTAEQILQHMVECIREVNEVIQNPATITRILLSHFNWDKEKLMERYFDGNLDKLFSECHVINPSKKPRIRPPINTRSSAQDMPCQICYLNFPNSYFTGLECGHKFCMQCWGDYLTTKIIEEGMGQTISCPAHSCDILVDDNTVMRLITDSKVKLKYQHLITNSFVECNRLLKWCPAPDCHHVVKVQYPDAKPVRCKCGRQFCFNCGENWHDPVKCKWLRKWIKKCDDDSETSNWIAANTKECPKCHVTIEKDGGCNHMVCRNQNCKAEFCWVCLGPWEPHGSAWYNCNRYNEDDAKAARDAQERSRAALQRYLFYCNRYMNHMQSLRFEHKLYAQVKQKMEEMQQHNMSWIEVQFLKKAVDVLCQCRSTLMFTYVFAFYLKKNNQSIIFENNQADLENATEVLSGYLERDISQDSLQDIKQKVQDKYRYCESRRRVLLQHVHEGYEKDLWEYIED comes from the exons ATGGACTCAGACGAGGGTTATAACTATGAGTACgacgacgaggaggaggaaTGCAGCGAGGACAGCGGCGAAGAGGAGCCCGAGGACGACACCCTGGACCTCGGCgaggtggagctggtggagccGGTGGTGGCCGGAGGAGAGCGGGACGAATGCAGCGAGACAGGCGGAGGACACGGCcccggggaggaggaggaggaagactaCCGCTTCGAGGTGCTCACAGCCGAACAGATCCTCCAGCATATGGTGGAGTGTATCCGGGAGGTCAACGAGGTCATCCAG AATCCAGCCACAATAACCCGAATCCTGCTCAGTCACTTTAATTGGGACAAAGAAAAGCTTATGGAAAG GTATTTCGACGGTAACTTGGATAAACTTTTCTCAGAATGTCATGTCATAAACCCTAGTAAAAAGCCACGGATTCGTCCTCCAATCAACACGAGATCATCGGCACAAGACATGCCCTGTCAGATCTGCTATCTCAACTTCCCAAACTCA TATTTCACGGGCCTGGAGTGTGGACACAAGTTCTGTATGCAGTGTTGGGGAGACTACCTGACTACCAAAATTATAGAAGAAGGAATGGGGCAG ACCATTTCATGCCCTGCTCATAGTTGTGACATTTTGGTCGACGACAACACAGTAAT GCGCCTCATCACAGACTCAAAAGTGAAGTTGAAATACCAGCATTTAATCACCAATAGTTTTGTAGAG TGCAATCGACTGTTGAAGTGGTGCCCGGCTCCAGACTGCCACCATGTTGTCAAAGTCCAGTACCCAGATGCCAAGCCTGTTCGCTGCAAGTGCGGACGGCAGTTCTG ttttaactGTGGAGAGAACTGGCACGATCCTGTTAAGTGTAAG TGGCTGAGAAAATGGATCAAGAAATGTGATGACGACAGTGAAACGTCCAACTGGATCGCAGCAAATACTAAG GAGTGTCCAAAATGCCACGTTACCATTGAGAAAGATGGAGGATGCAATCATATGGTTTGTCGAAACCAGAACTGCAAAGCCGAGTTCTGCTGGGTGTGTCTTGGCCCCTGGGAGCCCCATGGATCGGCCTGGTACAATTGCAACAGATACAACGAAGATGATGCCAAGGCGGCCAGAGACGCTCAGGAG cGTTCTCGGGCGGCCCTTCAGAGGTATCTCTTTTACTGTAACCGCTACATGAACCACATGCAGAGCCTGCGCTTCGAGCACAAGCTTTATGCTCAGGTCAAGCAGAAGATGGAGGAGATGCAGCAGCACAACATGTCATGGATCGAGGTGCAGTTCCTAAAGAAGGCTGTAGATGTGCTGTGTCAGTGTCGCTCTACACTCATGTTCACCTACGTCTTTGCCTTCTACCTCAAGAAGAACAACCAGTCCATCATTTTTGAG AACAACCAGGCCGACCTGGAGAATGCCACTGAGGTGTTGTCTGGGTATTTAGAGCGTGACATCTCCCAGGACTCTCTGCAGGACATCAAACAGAAGGTGCAGGATAAGTACAG ATACTgcgagagcaggaggagagtgCTTCTACAGCACGTCCATGAAGGTTATGAGAAGGACCTGTGGGAGTACATCGAGGATTGA
- the hexa gene encoding beta-hexosaminidase subunit alpha encodes MEVKVRLFHRCELVLFFSFLLLLHFRTVRGVWPLPQSFTSSPERVSLQPGAFYFTYGLQSEVTAGCSVLDEAFIRYFPLIFPDYFQKQSLSPRSAQDSSFTLEVSVDQDDCEGYPAQDSSERYNLTIAAGHGILSAESVWGALRGLESFSQLVYQDDSGTYYVNKTDIEDFPQFPFRGILLDTSRHYLPLQAILKTLDGMAYSKFNVFHWHIVDDPSFPYQSRTFPNLSSKGAYHPSTHIYTQTDVRKVIAHARLRGIRVLPEFDSPGHTRSWGKGQPDLLTPCYRGTSPSGKFGPVNPSLASTYQFMSMLFKEVSLVFPDSYVHLGGDEVDFTCWRSNPDVVAFMNKMGFGSDFTKLEAFYMESIVNISTALNRTAIVWQDVFDYHEKIPKDTVLHIWKGVPAAYHTELARITKAGMRVILAAPWYINHINYGQDWRIYYSVQPLNFTGSEEQKKLVIGGEVCMWGEYVDATNLSPRMWPRASAAAERLWSDEKQTTRVDKAFPRLEEFRCRLLRRGIQAEPLFVGHCRHEYQGM; translated from the exons ATGGAGGTGAAAGTGCGGCTGTTCCACCGGTGTGAGCTCGTCCTgttcttctccttcctcctcctcctccacttccgAACAGTCCGCGGAGTGTGGCCTTTGCCCCAGAGCTTCACATCGTCCCCGGAGCGCGTGTCTCTGCAGCCTGGGGCTTTTTACTTCACCTATGGACTACAGTCTGAGGTCACAGCGGGCTGCTCTGTGCTGGACGAGGCTTTCATTCGATATTTCCCTTTGATATTCCCTGACTATTTTCAGAAAC AAAGTCTCTCTCCACGGTCAGCCCAAGACTCCTCCTTTACTTTAGAGGTTAGTGTGGACCAGGATGACTGCGAGGGTTACCCAGCTCAAGACTCCTCAGAACGCT ACAATCTTACCATTGCAGCGGGACATGGTATTCTGAGTGCAGAGTCAGTGTGGGGAGCATTGAGAG GTCTGGAGAGCTTCAGTCAACTCGTCTATCAAGATGACTCTGGCACT tATTATGTGAATAAGACGGACATTGAGGACTTCCCCCAGTTTCCATTCCGTGGGATTCTGTTGGACACGTCACGTCACTATTTGCCTTTACAGGCAATATTAAAAACTCTG GATGGAATGGCCTACAGTAAATTCAATGTGTTTCACTGGCACATTGTGGACGACCCTTCATTTCCTTATCAAAGCCGAACCTTTCCTAACCTGTCCAGTAAG GGGGCGTACCATCCCTCCACCCACATCTACACACAGACAGATGTGCGGAAGGTCATCGCACATGCCCGACTGCGTGGCATCAGAGTTCTGCCTGAGTTTGATTCACCCGGGCACACCAGGTCATGGGGCAAAG GGCAGCCTGATCTGTTGACACCCTGCTACAGAGGCACTTCTCCAAGTGGGAAGTTTGGTCCAGTCAACCCGTCTCTGGCCTCCACCTACCAGTTCATGTCCATGTTATTCAAGGAGGTGTCGCTGGTGTTTCCTGACTCCTATGTCCACTTAGGGGGAGATGAGGTGGACTTTACCTGCTG gAGATCAAACCCAGATGTCGTGGCATTCATGAACAAAATGGGATTCGGTTCAGACTTTACCAAACTGGAGGCATTCTACATGGAGAG TATAGTAAACATCAGCACGGCCCTCAACAGAACAGCCATCGTGTGGCAAGATGTTTTTGACTACCATGAAAag ATCCCTAAGGACACTGTGCTGCACATTTGGAAGGGCGTGCCAGCTGCATACCACACGGAGCTGGCCCGGATCACCAAAGCGGGCATGAGGGTGATCCTGGCAGCGCCCTGGTACATCAACCACATCAACTACGGGCAGGACTGGAGAATTTACTACAGTGTCCAGCCACTCAACTTCACTG gctcagaggagcagaagaagctgGTGATCGGTGGAGaggtgtgtatgtggggggagTATGTGGATGCCACGAACCTCAGTCCTCGTATGTG GCCCAGGGCAAGTGCGGCTGCAGAGCGGCTGTGGAGCGATGAAAAGCAGACTACCCGTGTTGACAAGGCCTTCCCCCGGCTGGAGGAGTTCCGCTGCAGGCTCCTCAG GCGTGGGATCCAGGCAGAGCCGCTGTTTGTGGGTCACTGCAGACACGAGTACCAGGGAATGTGA